CACCACCCATAGACATTGCCTGAGTGGCAGTCCAACCAATGCTACCAGAATGACCATCCCAAATAACCTGCTTTGGCtgctcgtccttcttcttctcaaTTTCTGCCTTGACAGCATTTGAAACCTCTTCCTCAGTCGTTCCAAATATATCAGGCCTTGTGCGCGCAAGACCGATGATGTTACGAGAGATCTCATCGTCAGGAGCAAGCGTGGTCTCCTTAATCTTGGCCATCATTCTTTCTTTCTGTTCCTTGTACTTGGGGTCGATGAGCGAGATGTGCATGTGTTCTTCCATCTCGCTGATCGGAATGAGCTCCCCGGTTATCGGTGAGACAACAACCTTGGTGGGATCCCTCTCCGCAGGCATCCTCTCCTCAGGCCTCTTATAGTTCTTGACAATTCTCATGGGTGGCTCATCATCACCAGTGACCATAACTTGTGCTCCGCCTTCGTTCTCCTGGAGCCTTGCAGCCTTCATTCCCTCCTCAACAAGTTGCATCTCGTCATCATCCATCTCCATCGCATCATCCTTAGCTGGTTCAGCTAATTCCGCGGGTTCATCATCCTCTCTCAAGGTCTCCATCCTCTTGCGGCGCTTCAATTCCTCTAGGGTAAGCGGGACAGGAAGCCCCTCGTACTCATTGTCTGCAAACTCAATCGTCTCAACGACGACAAAATCGTGCCAATCaatcatggacatctgcatcctCTCCAGCTCAACCTCATCATCTGCCTGTTGCCTAGCCTGCTCCTGCGACCGGTCCCACTCCAGCCGGTTCAGGCAGCGCTCGAGCACGGTGGTGAGGTCcttgacccccccccccccccgcaagtCCCTGATGAGCGCAGGCACGCCCTCATCTGGCCTCATGACCCTTGAGTAGGCATCCGAGAGCATGGTGAAGAAGGTGAACAAGCTGTGGGTGGGGCGGATGAAGTTGAAATGCGGGTTGGTGGCCTCGCGCTGCGCCAGAGCAGTCATGAAGTTCTTACCGTTCCGAGCCACAAACTGCGCAGTGAGCTTGATGATGTCCAGCTCCTCCCCGGTGATACCCTCGGGCAGGTGCACGGTGTAGAGCTCCGCCTTGGGCGGCACGAGCACCTTGGTTGGTGGCGCCACGCGGAAGGGCGCGGAGTGGTCGGGCTTGTCATCCGAGCCATCGGCAGGGTCGGACGGGAGCTGCTGGGCGTCGTCGGGCACGGCCGCGCCCGCGTCGGTGGCGGGAGGCTGGGCGGCGATCTCGGCGATGCGGTGCTGGTAGTAGGCGTGGTAGGGGTCGGAGGGCTGCAGGAAGTTGAACTTGGCGTTGCCCTGGTTGAGCTGGACGATGCGGCGCTCGAAGTCGGGGCCGTTCTTGGCGACGAAGGTGGCCGTCTTCTCGATGATGACGCGGATGTCGGGCGGAGGGTGGATGATGCCGATGGTGCGCGTGTGCGTGGCTACCGTCGGCGCGGGCTCGGGCTTCGAGGGCGCGGGCGCGACGGCGGCGGACGAGAGAACAATCTGAAGCTGCTCCTGGCGGTCGACGTCGACGTCGCCGTCGCCATCCGGCGCGGGAAGGAGGGGCATGGGGGCCACCGTGGGGGCTCCCATgtgggcggcggccgcggcggccttGCTCTAGGGTTTCGGCGACCGGACGGGATTTTAGATCGGAAACGAGAACGATGGGGCAAGCCCGCTACTACGCGAGGGGACTGTAGTGGTGGGATCCGGTTGGAGCCTTTGAGGGTTCAGCAGGGTCGGTTTGATCGGGATAAGGTTAAGTGGGTCGGCCGACCAACTCAAGTCTCATAACCCCTCTCATTTTAATTCTCGTTTTTCCTGTTTCTTGTTTGACAAAAGATATGCATATACAAAAATTGATATAAAATTAATATCATCAGAAAGTTTTTTTAAATAAAATTCTAACAATATCAATTATGTAGCATAATATGATCGATATAGTACTATTGTCCAATTTGTTAGGTCAAA
This Lolium perenne isolate Kyuss_39 chromosome 1, Kyuss_2.0, whole genome shotgun sequence DNA region includes the following protein-coding sequences:
- the LOC127318262 gene encoding LOW QUALITY PROTEIN: probable splicing factor 3A subunit 1 (The sequence of the model RefSeq protein was modified relative to this genomic sequence to represent the inferred CDS: deleted 2 bases in 1 codon); this translates as MGAPTVAPMPLLPAPDGDGDVDVDRQEQLQIVLSSAAVAPAPSKPEPAPTVATHTRTIGIIHPPPDIRVIIEKTATFVAKNGPDFERRIVQLNQGNAKFNFLQPSDPYHAYYQHRIAEIAAQPPATDAGAAVPDDAQQLPSDPADGSDDKPDHSAPFRVAPPTKVLVPPKAELYTVHLPEGITGEELDIIKLTAQFVARNGKNFMTALAQREATNPHFNFIRPTHSLFTFFTMLSDAYSRVMRPDEGVPALIRDLRGGGGVKDLTTVLERCLNRLEWDRSQEQARQQADDEVELERMQMSMIDWHDFVVVETIEFADNEYEGLPVPLTLEELKRRKRMETLREDDEPAELAEPAKDDAMEMDDDEMQLVEEGMKAARLQENEGGAQVMVTGDDEPPMRIVKNYKRPEERMPAERDPTKVVVSPITGELIPISEMEEHMHISLIDPKYKEQKERMMAKIKETTLAPDDEISRNIIGLARTRPDIFGTTEEEVSNAVKAEIEKKKDEQPKQVIWDGHSGSIGWTATQAMSMGGEEQQFDASNVRGPAPLPQPGMPLPRPPQPLPLINVPRFTPNPALSYPPPPHHMQGVPHMMPNMHQPPPPGQQQMIRMTGPMGHMPNSIPPPPGHTTQFMPGPPRFPMPPPPHMQTMPTMVNPIRIPQPPPPLPPQPPAEEQPPLPDEPEPKRPRTDDASLIPEEQFLAQHPGPARISVSVPNLDEGNLQGQVLEIPVQSLSDTVGSLKEQIAGELQLPANKQKLSVRTSFLKDNLSLAYYNVGPGVVINLALRERGGRKK